From a region of the Corallococcus silvisoli genome:
- a CDS encoding DedA family protein, which translates to MWIEHVDKLIGALGPFGFLVLGVAAMLEYVVPPFPGDTIVLMGGIYAVRGEKPWWLVLAVVTAGSVVGAFINYEVGQWLAKRFEANPGRSFFGLTHARLESVQARMRHTGPWLLLVNRFLPGIRGIIFIAAGAARVPRINALLLGAVSALAHSGLILALGMAVGGNLERLTLLVSRYQYAVIGLIGVAALGFGVRALTRRRASPVGP; encoded by the coding sequence ATGTGGATCGAGCACGTCGACAAGCTGATTGGGGCGCTAGGGCCGTTCGGGTTCCTGGTGCTCGGCGTGGCGGCGATGCTGGAGTACGTGGTGCCGCCGTTCCCCGGGGACACCATCGTCCTCATGGGCGGCATCTACGCCGTGCGGGGTGAGAAGCCCTGGTGGCTGGTGCTGGCGGTGGTGACCGCGGGCAGCGTGGTGGGCGCGTTCATCAACTACGAAGTGGGCCAGTGGCTGGCGAAGCGCTTCGAGGCGAATCCGGGGCGCTCCTTCTTCGGGCTCACGCACGCGCGGCTGGAGTCGGTGCAGGCGCGGATGCGGCACACGGGGCCGTGGCTGCTCCTGGTGAACCGGTTCCTGCCGGGCATCCGGGGCATCATCTTCATCGCGGCGGGCGCGGCGCGGGTGCCCCGCATCAACGCGCTGCTGCTGGGCGCGGTGTCCGCGCTGGCGCACAGCGGCCTGATTCTGGCGTTGGGCATGGCGGTGGGGGGCAACCTGGAGCGCCTGACGCTGCTCGTGTCGCGCTACCAGTACGCGGTCATCGGGTTGATTGGAGTGGCGGCGCTGGGCTTCGGCGTGAGGGCGCTGACACGCCGGCGCGCGTCGCCCGTGGGGCCATAG
- a CDS encoding SDR family oxidoreductase, which produces MTQRLSGKVAIVTGAGSGIGRATALAFAQEGARVVAAGRRVPELEATARLARETGGQVVAHAADVTKEGEVEALTRFTQATFGRLDVGVNAAGGSFGGAPTHAMETACFREWLDGYLVSAFMSTKHEVGAMLKSGGGSVINIGTFVGYTKAMPGTSGYAAAKTGLIGLTRTVAAEYALQGVRANVLVSGGADTPMFRQWNETEAQRTAAARLHALQRIASPEEIANAAVFLASDESSFVTGSVFTVDGGLSLV; this is translated from the coding sequence ATGACGCAGCGCTTGAGCGGGAAGGTGGCCATCGTGACGGGGGCGGGTTCGGGAATCGGCCGGGCCACGGCCCTCGCGTTCGCGCAGGAGGGCGCGCGGGTGGTGGCGGCCGGCAGGCGTGTCCCGGAGCTGGAGGCCACCGCGCGGCTGGCTCGCGAGACGGGCGGGCAGGTGGTGGCCCACGCCGCGGACGTGACGAAGGAGGGCGAGGTCGAAGCCCTGACCCGGTTCACGCAAGCGACGTTCGGGCGCCTCGATGTGGGCGTCAACGCCGCGGGAGGCAGCTTCGGCGGCGCGCCGACCCACGCGATGGAGACGGCCTGCTTCCGGGAGTGGCTGGACGGCTACCTGGTGAGCGCGTTCATGTCGACGAAGCATGAGGTGGGCGCGATGCTGAAATCAGGCGGAGGCAGCGTCATCAATATCGGGACCTTCGTCGGATACACGAAGGCGATGCCCGGGACGTCCGGGTACGCCGCCGCCAAGACGGGGCTCATCGGGCTCACGCGCACCGTCGCCGCCGAGTACGCCCTGCAAGGAGTCCGCGCGAACGTCCTCGTCTCCGGAGGCGCGGATACGCCCATGTTCCGGCAATGGAACGAGACGGAGGCGCAGCGCACCGCCGCCGCGCGGCTCCATGCGCTCCAGCGGATCGCGAGCCCCGAGGAGATCGCCAACGCGGCCGTCTTCCTCGCGAGCGACGAGTCCTCCTTCGTCACGGGCAGCGTCTTCACCGTCGACGGTGGGCTCTCGCTCGTCTGA